One part of the Streptomyces nigra genome encodes these proteins:
- a CDS encoding glycine--tRNA ligase, with product MAADKIDTIVSLSKRRGFVFPSSEIYGGTKAAWDYGPLGVELKENLKRQWWRYMVTSREDVVGIDSSVILAPEVWVASGHVATFTDPLTECTSCHKRFRADHLEEAYEAKKGHAPEHGLADINCPNCGNKGQFTEPKQFSGLLSTHLGPTQDSGSVAYLRPETAQGIFTNFAQVQTTSRRKPPFGIAQMGKSFRNEITPGNFIFRTREFEQMEMEFFVKPGEDEKWQEYWMEQRWNWYTGLGLREENMRWYEHPKEKLSHYSKRTADIEYRFQFGGNEWGELEGVANRTDYDLSAHAKASGQDLSYFDQEAGERWTPYVIEPAAGVGRAMLAFLLDAYIEDEAPNAKGKLEKRTVLRLDPRLAPVKVAVLPLSRNAELSPKAKGLAQALRRNWNIEFDDAGAIGRRYRRQDEIGTPFCVTVDFDTLEDNAVTVRERDTMKQERVSLDQIEGYLASRLIGA from the coding sequence GTGGCCGCCGACAAGATCGACACCATCGTCAGCCTGAGCAAGCGCCGTGGCTTCGTATTCCCCAGTAGTGAGATCTACGGCGGCACGAAGGCCGCCTGGGACTACGGACCGCTGGGTGTCGAGCTCAAGGAGAACCTCAAGCGCCAGTGGTGGCGTTACATGGTGACCTCCCGCGAGGACGTCGTCGGTATCGACTCGTCCGTGATCCTCGCCCCCGAGGTGTGGGTCGCCTCCGGTCACGTCGCCACCTTCACGGACCCGCTGACCGAGTGCACCTCCTGCCACAAGCGGTTCCGCGCGGACCACCTGGAGGAGGCGTACGAGGCCAAGAAGGGCCACGCCCCCGAGCACGGCCTCGCCGACATCAACTGCCCGAACTGCGGCAACAAGGGCCAGTTCACCGAGCCCAAGCAGTTCTCGGGTCTGCTGTCGACGCACCTCGGCCCGACCCAGGACTCCGGCTCCGTCGCCTACCTGCGTCCCGAGACCGCCCAGGGCATCTTCACCAACTTCGCCCAGGTGCAGACCACCTCGCGCCGCAAGCCGCCGTTCGGCATCGCCCAGATGGGCAAGTCCTTCCGCAACGAGATCACGCCCGGCAACTTCATCTTCCGCACCCGCGAGTTCGAGCAGATGGAGATGGAGTTCTTCGTCAAGCCGGGCGAGGACGAGAAGTGGCAGGAGTACTGGATGGAGCAGCGCTGGAACTGGTACACCGGTCTCGGCCTGCGCGAGGAGAACATGCGGTGGTACGAGCACCCGAAGGAGAAGCTCTCCCACTACTCCAAGCGCACCGCTGACATCGAGTACCGCTTCCAGTTCGGCGGCAACGAGTGGGGCGAGCTGGAGGGTGTCGCCAACCGCACCGACTACGACCTCTCCGCCCACGCCAAGGCCTCCGGCCAGGACCTCTCCTACTTCGACCAGGAGGCCGGCGAGCGCTGGACGCCGTACGTCATCGAGCCGGCGGCCGGTGTCGGCCGCGCGATGCTGGCGTTCCTGCTCGACGCCTACATCGAGGACGAGGCGCCCAACGCCAAGGGCAAGCTGGAGAAGCGCACCGTGCTGCGGCTCGACCCGCGCCTCGCGCCGGTGAAGGTGGCCGTGCTGCCGCTCTCCCGCAACGCCGAGCTGTCCCCGAAGGCCAAGGGCCTCGCCCAGGCCCTGCGCCGCAACTGGAACATCGAGTTCGACGACGCCGGCGCCATCGGCCGCCGCTACCGCCGTCAGGACGAGATCGGCACGCCGTTCTGCGTCACCGTCGACTTCGACACCCTCGAGGACAACGCGGTGACCGTCCGTGAGCGCGACACCATGAAGCAGGAGCGCGTCTCCCTCGACCAGATCGAGGGCTACCTGGCCAGCCGCCTCATCGGCGCCTGA
- a CDS encoding metal ABC transporter substrate-binding protein, translating to MNVRRPHISGAALAAVAVLGIGSLSACSTDSAAAGGGRFDVVASFYPMQFLAERIGGDHVHVTTLTEPGQEPHELELSLRQRAELEESDAALYLSGLQPSVDEAIDQAALKTKIDAADLTKLEDHGDVEHDHGGEEHPEEEEHSLDPHVWLDPVKYAEIAEGVGTAFAKADPDHAADYRKNADALVDRLHALDTEFRDGLKNTKTKVFFTNHASFGYFAERYGLTQEAISGVDPESEPSPARIKELRDEARADGVTTVFYETLVSGKTAKTLADDAGLRTDVLDPLEGLTDRSKGDDYFAVMEANLTALKKALGAR from the coding sequence ATGAACGTACGACGACCTCACATATCCGGGGCCGCCCTCGCGGCCGTCGCCGTCCTCGGGATCGGCTCCCTGTCCGCCTGCTCGACGGACAGCGCGGCCGCAGGCGGCGGCAGGTTCGACGTCGTCGCCTCGTTCTATCCGATGCAGTTCCTCGCCGAGCGGATCGGCGGGGACCATGTGCACGTGACCACGCTCACCGAACCCGGCCAGGAACCGCACGAGCTGGAGCTCAGCCTCCGCCAGCGGGCCGAGCTGGAGGAGTCCGACGCGGCGCTGTACCTCAGCGGACTCCAGCCGTCCGTCGACGAGGCCATCGACCAGGCGGCCCTGAAGACGAAGATCGACGCCGCGGACCTCACCAAGCTGGAGGACCACGGCGACGTCGAGCACGACCACGGAGGCGAGGAGCACCCCGAGGAGGAGGAGCACAGCCTCGACCCGCACGTCTGGCTCGACCCCGTGAAGTACGCGGAGATCGCCGAGGGCGTCGGGACCGCGTTCGCGAAGGCGGACCCGGACCACGCGGCCGACTACCGGAAGAACGCCGACGCGCTGGTCGACCGGCTGCACGCGCTGGACACCGAGTTCCGCGACGGGCTCAAGAACACGAAGACCAAGGTCTTCTTCACCAACCACGCCTCCTTCGGCTACTTCGCCGAGCGCTACGGGCTGACCCAGGAGGCCATCTCCGGCGTCGACCCGGAGAGCGAGCCGAGCCCGGCCCGGATCAAGGAACTGCGCGACGAGGCCCGGGCGGACGGGGTGACCACCGTGTTCTACGAGACCCTGGTGTCCGGCAAGACCGCGAAGACCCTCGCCGACGACGCGGGCCTGCGGACGGACGTCCTCGACCCGCTCGAGGGCCTCACCGACCGTTCCAAGGGGGACGACTACTTCGCGGTCATGGAGGCCAACCTCACGGCCCTGAAGAAGGCGCTGGGCGCCCGGTGA
- a CDS encoding metal ABC transporter ATP-binding protein, whose translation MSESVISLRGVRAELGARPVLRGIDLTVRRGEVVALLGANGSGKSTAVRSVIGQVPVSAGEIELFGTPRARFRDWARVGYVPQRTTAAGGVPATVGEIVSSGRLSRTRFGLFRKADREAVRHALELVGMADRAKDSVDALSGGQHQRVLIARALAAEPELLIMDEPMAGVDLASQEVLAHTLREQVAAGATVLLVLHELGPLEPLIDRAVVLRDGCVLHDGPPPKAVGQHALPGHDHVHPHAAHDAEPIRTGLLS comes from the coding sequence ATGAGCGAGTCCGTCATTTCCCTGCGCGGCGTCCGCGCCGAGCTGGGCGCCCGCCCGGTCCTGCGCGGCATCGACCTCACCGTGCGCCGCGGCGAGGTCGTCGCGCTGCTCGGCGCCAACGGCTCCGGCAAGTCGACGGCCGTGCGCAGCGTCATCGGCCAGGTGCCGGTCAGCGCCGGTGAGATCGAGCTGTTCGGCACCCCGCGGGCCCGGTTCCGCGACTGGGCGCGGGTCGGATACGTCCCGCAGCGCACGACGGCGGCGGGCGGCGTGCCCGCCACGGTCGGCGAGATCGTCTCCTCGGGCCGGCTCTCGCGCACCCGCTTCGGGCTCTTCCGCAAGGCCGACCGCGAGGCCGTCCGGCACGCCCTGGAGCTCGTCGGCATGGCGGACCGCGCCAAGGACTCGGTCGACGCGCTGTCCGGCGGCCAGCACCAGCGGGTGCTCATCGCCCGCGCCCTGGCCGCCGAGCCGGAACTGCTGATCATGGACGAGCCGATGGCGGGCGTCGACCTGGCCAGCCAGGAGGTCCTGGCCCACACCCTGCGCGAGCAGGTCGCGGCCGGTGCCACGGTCCTGCTCGTCCTGCACGAACTGGGCCCGCTGGAGCCCTTGATCGACCGGGCGGTCGTCCTGCGCGACGGCTGTGTGCTGCACGACGGCCCGCCCCCGAAGGCGGTCGGCCAGCACGCGCTGCCCGGCCACGACCATGTACACCCGCACGCGGCTCACGACGCCGAACCGATCCGGACG